From the Cucurbita pepo subsp. pepo cultivar mu-cu-16 chromosome LG05, ASM280686v2, whole genome shotgun sequence genome, one window contains:
- the LOC111795069 gene encoding LOB domain-containing protein 12-like — protein MGAGSSPCASCKLLRRRCAKDCIFAPYFPPDDPYKFAIVHKIFGASNVSKMLQELPLDQRPDAVNSMVYEASARMRDPVYGCVGAITFLQNQVSRLEMQLAAAQAEILSFQMQQQAAPASFPMTQMNQYDQNLVFLSNADSFNSVDGSPEVEDYCSLWS, from the coding sequence ATGGGAGCTGGTTCCTCGCCATGCGCCTCCTGCAAATTGCTACGGCGGCGGTGCGCCAAGGACTGCATTTTCGCCCCTTATTTCCCTCCCGACGACCCCTACAAGTTCGCCATTGTTCATAAGATCTTCGGCGCCAGCAACGTCAGCAAAATGTTGCAGGAGCTGCCGCTGGATCAAAGACCCGATGCCGTGAACAGTATGGTATATGAAGCGAGTGCTAGAATGCGAGACCCGGTTTATGGATGTGTAGGAGCCATCACATTCCTCCAAAACCAAGTGTCCCGATTGGAAATGCAACTGGCGGCGGCGCAGGCGGAGATTTTGAGCTTTCAGATGCAACAACAGGCGGCTCCGGCGAGTTTTCCGATGACCCAGATGAACCAATATGATCAAAATCTTGTTTTTCTATCAAATGCTGATTCTTTTAATTCCGTTGATGGTTCGCCGGAAGTTGAAGATTATTGCTCTCTGTGGAgttga
- the LOC111794462 gene encoding mitoferrin-like isoform X1, with protein MATEATEATTKFQSPGFRPVPSPPDFHPEIIVSTHDGLRFWQFMIAGSVAGSVEHMAMFPVDTVKTHMQALGSCPIKSVGVRQALRSILKSEGPAGFYRGIGAMGLGAGPAHAVYFTVYENCKRVFSGGDPNNSVAHAASGVCATVVSDAVFTPMDMVKQRLQLSNSPYKGVLDCVKRVLRDEGFKAFYASYRTTVLMNAPFTAVHFATYEAAKRGLMEVSPESANDEQWIAHATAGAAAGALAALVTTPLDVVKTQLQCQGVCGCDRFKSGSIGDVIQTILKKDGYGGLMRGWVPRMLFHTPAAAICWSTYEAIKSFFQDLNSSSDNVT; from the exons ATGGCTACCGAGGCGACTGAAGCTACGACTAAGTTTCAGAGTCCGGGTTTTCGCCCGGTACCGTCGCCTCCGGATTTCCATCCCGAAATTATTGTCTCAACCCATGATGGTCTCCGGTTCTGGCAGTTCATGATTGCCGGTTCAGTCGCGGGGTCTGTGGAGCATATGGCTATGTTTCCGGTTGATACCGTCAAGACCCATATGCAAGCCCTTGGTTCTTGTCCGATTAAATCTGTTGGAGTTCGACAAGCCCTTCGGTCAATTTTGAAGTCAGAGGGACCTGCTGGTTTTTATCGGGGTATTGGTGCTATGGGCCTCGGAGCTGGTCCTGCACATGCTGTGTATTTTACAGTTTACGAGAATTGTAAAAGGGTTTTCTCTGGTGGGGATCCTAATAATTCAGTAGCCCACGCTGCTTCTGGTGTCTGTGCGACGGTGGTGAGTGATGCTGTCTTTACACCGATGGATATGGTTAAACAGAGGCTGCAGCTGAGTAATAGTCCTTACAAGGGAGTTTTGGATTGTGTCAAAAGGGTCCTAAGAGACGAGGGTTTTAAAGCATTTTACGCTTCATATAGAACTACAGTGTTAATGAATGCTCCATTTACTGCTGTGCATTTTGCAACTTATGAAGCTGCAAAGAGAGGTTTAATGGAGGTTTCGCCAGAGAGTGCTAATGATGAACAGTGGATTGCTCATGCGACAGCAGGAGCTGCTGCTGGAGCTTTAGCTGCACTTGTTACAACGCCGCTTGATGTGGTTAAGACTCAATTACAATGTCAG GGTGTATGTGGATGCGATAGATTCAAAAGTGGGTCGATTGGGGACGTGATTCAAACGATACTGAAGAAGGATGGATATGGAGGGCTTATGAGGGGATGGGTTCCAAGGATGCTGTTCCATACGCCCGCTGCAGCCATTTGCTGGTCGACATACGAAGCAATAAAATCGTTCTTCCAAGACCTCAACAGCAGCAGTGACAATGTAACCTGA
- the LOC111794462 gene encoding mitoferrin-like isoform X2 has translation MATEATEATTKFQSPGFRPVPSPPDFHPEIIVSTHDGLRFWQFMIAGSVAGSVEHMAMFPVDTVKTHMQALGSCPIKSVGVRQALRSILKSEGPAGFYRGIGAMGLGAGPAHAVYFTVYENCKRVFSGGDPNNSVAHAASGVCATVVSDAVFTPMDMVKQRLQLSNSPYKGVLDCVKRVLRDEGFKAFYASYRTTVLMNAPFTAVHFATYEAAKRGLMEVSPESANDEQWIAHATAGAAAGALAALVTTPLDVVKTQLQWCMWMR, from the exons ATGGCTACCGAGGCGACTGAAGCTACGACTAAGTTTCAGAGTCCGGGTTTTCGCCCGGTACCGTCGCCTCCGGATTTCCATCCCGAAATTATTGTCTCAACCCATGATGGTCTCCGGTTCTGGCAGTTCATGATTGCCGGTTCAGTCGCGGGGTCTGTGGAGCATATGGCTATGTTTCCGGTTGATACCGTCAAGACCCATATGCAAGCCCTTGGTTCTTGTCCGATTAAATCTGTTGGAGTTCGACAAGCCCTTCGGTCAATTTTGAAGTCAGAGGGACCTGCTGGTTTTTATCGGGGTATTGGTGCTATGGGCCTCGGAGCTGGTCCTGCACATGCTGTGTATTTTACAGTTTACGAGAATTGTAAAAGGGTTTTCTCTGGTGGGGATCCTAATAATTCAGTAGCCCACGCTGCTTCTGGTGTCTGTGCGACGGTGGTGAGTGATGCTGTCTTTACACCGATGGATATGGTTAAACAGAGGCTGCAGCTGAGTAATAGTCCTTACAAGGGAGTTTTGGATTGTGTCAAAAGGGTCCTAAGAGACGAGGGTTTTAAAGCATTTTACGCTTCATATAGAACTACAGTGTTAATGAATGCTCCATTTACTGCTGTGCATTTTGCAACTTATGAAGCTGCAAAGAGAGGTTTAATGGAGGTTTCGCCAGAGAGTGCTAATGATGAACAGTGGATTGCTCATGCGACAGCAGGAGCTGCTGCTGGAGCTTTAGCTGCACTTGTTACAACGCCGCTTGATGTGGTTAAGACTCAATTACAAT GGTGTATGTGGATGCGATAG